From the genome of bacterium:
CCAGTTCGCCCACGCGGCCGCGGGCCAGGGCTACACGCCGACGACGGTCGCCACCTACCTGCAGCACCATCCCGTGCCCGCGGGCGACGTGGTGCACGTGGAGGACGGCGGCTGGGTCAACGCCGACGGCGACTTCGGCTCGCCCCAGTACGTCAACTGGAACTGGCCGCCGGTGAACGCCTCGGGACAGTTCGACATCCCCGGCGGCTGGGCCGAGGACGAGCGCAACTGGGCCGTCCTGACCGCCGCCCAGAACAGCGTGGAGACCGCCGCCGCCATCGCCGGCGTGGACACGTCCCAAGTGCTGGACCCCGGCCCCGCGGCCGGCGACGCCGCGCGCGCCTGGCACTTCCTGCTGGCCGGCTACGAGAGCGGCTACATGTACTACGGCGCGGTCCTGGACATGGAGATCAAGGCGACCCTTGCCTGCAACGAGGCGCTCGCCTTGGCCGATCCGATCGTCGCGGGCGGCGCGGACACCGTGGCGCCGACGGTCTGGCTGCCCCAGCGTCTGCCCTGGAATCCCGGCGGCTTCGGCGGCGGCTCCCTGTGGGGCTATCCCGGCGGGCAGGGCGCGGCCATGTCGTCGGATTTCCACGTCTGGACCTTCGTGCACGACGTGTCCGGCCTGGCGCGGGTGGAACTGAAAGTGCGCGCGGACGCCGACGGGACGAACGATCCGGCGACGCACGACAACGAGCTCTACGCCGGCGGTCCGGACGTGGGCGCCTGGACCGCCCTGCCCATGAACCAGCGCGTCATGCCCCTGGGCGAGCCCTGGGAGATGGGCGAGATCGACTTCACCGAGCTGCCCCAGGTCATCGCCGACCAATACTGGCTGGAGTTGACGGGTTACGAGGACGTGCTGCTCGACTATCACGTGGAAGCCGAGGACGACCTGGGACACGTCAAGCGCAGCCCCATCCAGCACGTGTGGGTGGGCGCCGGCGGCGCCGCCGAACCCGACTCGGTCGCCTGGACCGACCCCGCGGAGCCTGTCGCCGGCGAGACCGTCACCGTCCGGTACGATCCGACCGGTCGGCCACTCAAAGGCGCGCTCGCGGTCTGGATACACCGCGGGCACAGCGGCTGGCAGGGCGTCACGGACGGGCCCATGTCCTACAGCGCCGGCGCCGGCGCTTGGTGGGTCACCTTCACCGTGCCCGCGTCGGCCACTTCCCTGGACTTCGTCTTCCACGACAACGCCGGCACGTGGGACAACAACGGCGGCGCCGACTGGCACGTGGCCGTCAGCGGCGGCGGCGGCGAACCGCCCTTCGTCATGGACGGCCTGCTGGACGCGGCGGCCGACCAGCTGGACGTCTGCCTGTGGGCGGCCGAGCAGGACGGCTGGCTCTACGTGGCCACCGACTCCCACACCGCCAACCCCGGCGCCGACATCTTCATCCTGCTGCACGGGGACGGCGGCTTCGTCCCGCAGGCCGCGCCCTGGGCCAAGGCCGGCCAGTCCCTGCCCTGGGACGCCTACCTGGCCCGCGAGGGCGACAACAGCTGGAGCGGCTGGTTCGACGCCGCCGAGGTCACGCCGCCCCCCGGCGATTTCCGCCAGGCCACGGGTACCGTGCTCGAGGGCGTCTTCCTGCTCGACGATTCGTATCCCGGCGGCTGGCCCGCGGAGCTCGACCTGGCGGTGGCGGCCTACGGCACCGCCGACGCCGGTGCGCTGCTGGACCAGTGTCCCGCCGGCGACGGCGACGGCGACCTGGTCATGCCCGCGGACTGGGTGCCGGTCTGGGTGCCGGTCGCGGTGGCGGAGACCCCCGCGCCCGTCATGCGCCTGGCGGCGCATCCTAACCCCTTCAACCCGAGCACGCGCCTCGCCTTCTCGCTGTGGGCGCCGGCCCGGGCGAGGCTGGTGATCTTCGACGCCCGCGGCCGCCGCGTCCGCACGTTGCTCGACGCGCCGCGCACGGCCGGCCTCTACACCGTGTCCTGGGACGGCCACGACGACACCGGCCGCCCGATGCCCGGCGGCGTCTACCTGGCCCGCCTGACGGCCGGCCGACAGGATGCAACCCTGAAACTCTCGCTCGTCAAGTGATGATGCCGAGACGCGACCCTTCGCCGTGACACCGTGACCGCGCTCCGGCTCTTCGAGAGTCGCTTGGTAACGGTGTCACGGCGAAGGGTCGCGTCAGTCCCGGACATCATCCCCGTAAGAGATCTCATCCGGCAACTCGTTCACATCATCATCTTGATAGGGAAAGAACTCGCACAGCTTCTCGCCGATCAAGGCGATGCCCGTCTCGAGCCCTTTGGCGAAACGTCCTTCGCCGAATTCGCGCCCCATGGCCTCCACCACGTCCGACCAGAAGCCGTCGCCCACGCGGGCGTGCAGCTCCTCGTCGCCGACCACGGCGAACTTGCGCGAGCGCACGGCCATGTAGACCAGCACGCCGTTGCGGTCTGCGGTAC
Proteins encoded in this window:
- a CDS encoding TPM domain-containing protein, translating into MTNQRSDIPRRFFAKAEQARIVDAIAAAELRTSGEIRFHLERDVPAGPPVAGDPYLQARRVFDDLGMHRTADRNGVLVYMAVRSRKFAVVGDEELHARVGDGFWSDVVEAMGREFGEGRFAKGLETGIALIGEKLCEFFPYQDDDVNELPDEISYGDDVRD